In Streptomyces sp. NBC_00683, the DNA window GGCCGGGAGCGGCCCGCCGGCCGCCCCGCTGCCGGGGTCGCCCTTGCCGCCGGCCAGGCGCCGCGCCCAGGCCCCTATGCCGCGCCGCGGAGCTTCGCCCTCCGTGAGGGCGCCGCCGCGGCCGTGGGTGAGCTGCGGCCGGGCAGCGGCCCCGCTCCGGTGTTCGCCGTGTCCTGCGGGGGTGTCGCCGTATGCCTCGTCCGCGCCGTGGCCTGCATGGTCCGCCGGGGAGGGGCTGTAGGCATGACTGTGCCCTCCGCAGCCGCCGGGCTCCTCCCGCTCCCCGTCCCCATGGACGCTCGCACCGGCTCCCGTCGTGTCCCTGGGGTCCGCGCGGGCGACCCTCAGATGGCCCTCGCCGTCGGGTGCCGTCGCCAGCGCCGGCGTACGGGTGCCTGCAGTGAGCCGGAGCGTCGACTCGCCGAGGCGCAGCAGTGCGCCCGGGGTCAGGGGGACCGGGCGCTCGCCGACCTCCGTACCGTCCAGGGCGGTGCCGTTGGTGGAGCGGAGGTCGGCGACCGACACCCGGCCGTCCTCGGAGACCGTCACCGCGCAGTGCAGCCGGGACACGTCCGGGTCGTCGAGCGGTACGTCGGCGTCGGCGGAGCGCCCGATCCGGATCTGCCCGCCGTGCAGCAGGTGGACCCCGCCCGCGTCGGGCCCCGCGATCACGTGCAGTTGTGCGGGGACGGCGTCGTCCGCCGTCTCGTCCTCACCGGGCATCTGGAGGGAGAGCACCGCGCCGTCGACCAGGGGCGGCTCACCCAGGGCGCAGCGCTGCGAGTCGAGCCGCTCCCGCCCGGCGTACAGCACGACGGCGCCGCCGCCCAGGGAGCCCTCGGGTCCCGACACGGCCGCGGCCAGGCTGGAGGCGACAGCCGCGAGAGCCGTCCCCGCAGGAGCGGTGACGAGCACGTCGCAGGCGCGCGTGGGGGTCTGGCCGCTGCGCGGCGCGAGGACGGTCAGCCGGATCTGCATCGCCGTCAGCGGTCCCTTCTGCGCGGGGTGCCCGGCAGGGGGTGGTGCCCTGTGATTCCCCCCACCCGGCACGGACGCGTCGTCCGGTACAGGTCGTCACGGAGCGCGAAGGTCCCAGCCCCACAGTTCCGTGCTTGAGGCATCCTCGCACCTGCCACTGACAACACGCCCGGGGGTGACCGCTTAGTGATCTTGAATGGTCGGCTGTGGGTGCAAAAGTGCCTGCTTGGTCCTGCCCGGGGAGTGCTGCACACTCGTTCGGCAACCAACTGTCGCGCCTGTGCGTCTTCCCCGGACACAGCACCGGCACGACCTGAGGACGACCCGCCGGTGCCCGGTACTGCGGCACTAGAGTGGGCAGGAGTATCCGGGCGGACCCGGGGGACCGCAAGCACAACGATCAGCAGGGAGCGCATGACGTGCGGCCGGTAGGCAGCAAGTACCTGCTCGAGGAGCCGCTCGGACGCGGCGCCACGGGCACCGTCTGGCGAGCCCGCCAGCGGGAGACCGCGGGTGCCGAGGCGGCTGTCGCCGGGCAGCCCGGCGAGACCGTTGCGATCAAGGTCCTCAAGGAGGAGCTCGCCAACGACGCGGATGTCGTGATGCGGTTCCTCCGTGAGCGCTCCGTGCTTCTGCGGCTCACCCACCCGAACATCGTGCGGACCCGGGACCTCGTCGTCGAGGGCGATCTCCTCGCCCTCGTGATGGATCTGATCGACGGCCCTGACCTGCACCGCTACCTGCGCGAGAACGGCCCGCTCACCCCGGTCGCCGCCTCCCTGCTCACCGCCCAGATCGCGGACGCGCTCGCCGCCAGCCACGCCGACGGCGTCGTCCACCGCGACCTGAAGCCCGCCAACGTGCTGCTCGACGAGCGGGACGGCGCGATGCACCCGATGCTCACCGACTTCGGCATCGCGCGCCTCGCGGACTCCCCGGGCCTGACCCGGACCCACGAGTTCGTCGGCACGCCCGCCTATGTGGCGCCCGAGTCGGCCGAGGGCCGTCCGCAGACCTCCGCCGTGGACATCTACGGCGCGGGCATCCTGCTGTACGAGCTGGTCACCGGACGTCCGCCGTTCGCCGGGGGCACCGCCCTGGAGGTGCTGCACCGGCACCTCAGCGAGGAGCCCAGGAGGCCGGGGAACGTTCCCGAGCCGCTGTGGACGGTCATAGAGCGCTGCCTGCGCAAGGACCCGGACCAGCGGCCCAGCGCCGTGAGCCTGGCCCGCGCGCTGCGCACCGTCGGCGCGGGGGTCGGGGTGCACGCGAACTCCGCGCAGATCGCCGCGGCCGAGGGCGTCGGCGCCCTGCTCGCACCCGATCCGGCGCCCGCAGCCGTACCGGAGACCCCGGGCGCGGCCGACCCGACGCAGGTGCTGCCGAGCAACGCGGGGTCCTACGACCCGGCGGCCGCGACCAGCGTGATGCAGCAGACCCCGGGAGGCGGCGGCCACGCCGACCCGACCGCGGTCATGCCTCCCGTGCCGCCGCGTCCCGCCGGTGCTCCGCCCGCCGACGAGCCGCACCCCTGGCAGTCCCAGCTCAGGGCGGCCCGCGACCGCAACGAGCAGACGCAGGTCCAGTACCTCGACCCGAGCCAGGACCCGCTGCGCCGCCGCCCCCAGCGTCAGCAGCAGCAGGCCCCGCAGCACCAGCAGCCTCAGCAGCGCCGGCAGCCTCCGCAGGATCAGCGCCCGCAGCCCCAGCGCCAGCAGCAGTACCCGCAGCAGCAGCCGCAGCGCTACCAGCCGCAGCAGCAGCACCAGCCGCAACGCCAGCCCCAGCGCCAGCAGTACGCGCCCCCGCAGCAGCCGGCACCCCAGCAGCCGACCCCGCGCCAGCCCCGGCAGCGCAGCTCCAACCCGATGCGGATCCCCGGACTCGGCTGCCTCAAGGGGTGTCTGTTCACCCTGGTGCTGCTGGTCGTCGCCAGCTGGCTGATCTGGGAACTGACGCCCCTGCAGGACTGGGTGGCCCAGGGCAAGGGGTACTGGGAGGCCATCGGGGACGGGATCGACAAGGTCTCCGGCTGGTTCGAGGAACTCGGCGGCAGCAGCGGCGACGTGCCGCCCAGCGGCCAGTAACGTCACTCACTCTGTGCCTTTGTCGACTTCTGCGGGGCTATTTCGCCCGCAGAAGTGAAGGTTGGCGCCATCCAGGGCACGCAACACCCCGATAGCCGCGTAACTTTGTCGACCGGGGGGTCAACGCCAGCCGCTGAGGGAGCAGTCTTGGCACGGAATATCGGCAGCCGGTACACCGCCCACCAGATTCTGGGGCGCGGCAGCGCCGGCACGGTGTGGCTCGGCGAGGGGCCCGAGGGCCCCGTCGCCATCAAGCTGCTCCGTGAGGACCTCGCGTCCGACCAGGAGCTCGTGGGCCGCTTCGTGCAGGAGCGCACAGCCCTGCTCGGGCTCGATCATCCGCACGTGGTCGCCGTGCGCGACCTCGTCGTGGACGGCAACGACCTGGCGCTGGTCATGGACCTCGTGCGGGGCACCGATCTGCGCACCCGGCTCGACCGGGAGCGCCGCCTCGCGCCCGAGGCCGCCGCGGCGATCATCGCGGACGTGGCCGACGGGCTCGCGGCCGCGCACCGTGCCGGAGTGGTCCACCGCGACGTCAAGCCGGAGAACATCCTGCTCGACATGGAGGGCCCCCTGGGCCCAGGGGGCTCGCACCCGGCACTGCTCACCGACTTCGGCGTAGCCAAGCTGATCGACACCCCGCGCCGCACCAAGGCCACCAAGATCATCGGGACGCCGGACTACCTGGCCCCCGAGATCGTCGAGGGCCTCCCGCCGCGCGCCGCCGTGGACATCTACGCCCTCGCGACGGTGCTGTACGAGCTCCTGGCGGGCTTCACGCCCTTCGGCGGCGGCCACCCCGGCGCGGTGCTGCGCCGCCACGTCACCGAGACGGTCGTCCCCCTCCCGGGCATCCCCGAGGAGCTCTGGCAGCTGCTGGTCCAGTGCCTGGCCAAGGCCCCCGCGTCCCGGCTGCGCGCCTCGGAGCTCGCGGTCCGCCTGCGCGAGCTGCTTCCGCTGCTGTCCGGGATACCTCCGCTGGACGTGGACGAGCCCGACGCCGAGGCCGAGCCGCAGATGTACGACGAGCAGCAGTACACCCCCGCCCAGGAGGAGCCGCGCCGCCGCGGCGCCGTCCCGCTGGTCCCGGGCTCCTCCCCGGACTCCAACCGGGACACCCATACGAGCATGCGTGTCCCCGCCCCCGACGAGCTGGCCGGCGGCCCCCTGGGCACGGCACGCGCCCCGCGCGCCCCGGGGCGTCCGAGGCCCGGATCGGCACGCAACAAGTCCGCCGCCGTCCGCAAGCGCCGCATCACCCTCGGTGCGGCCGTGATCGCCCTGTGCGTGGCCATAGGAGTGGGCGGCTGGCTCGCCACGAGTGGTGACGACGCGGGCGCGACCCCCCGGGACACCGAGAATTCGGCGCCGGCGGCGCCCTGAGGACCACCCCCGGGACGGCCCGGTCCCGGGGGAGGAACAGGTTCACTCGTCCAGCCGTTAGGCTGGACCCGTGGCAGTCGTCGATATTTCCGAAGAGCTGAAGTCCCTCTCCTCGACCATGGGGTCGATCGAGGCCGTCCTGGACCTGGATGCGCTGAGGGCCGATATCGCCGCGCTCGAGGAGCAGGCGGCGGCGCCGTCCCTCTGGGACGACCCGGAGGCGGCCCAGAAGATCACCAGCAAGCTTTCGCACCTCCAGGCCGAGGTCCGCAAGACCGAGGCCCTGCGCGGCCGCATCGACGACCTCTCCATCCTCTTCGAGCTCGCCGAGGACGAGGGCGACGCCGACGCGCTGGCCGAGGCCGAGTCCGAGCTGGAGTCGGTCCGCAAGGCACTGGACGAGATGGAGGTCCGCACGCTCCTCTCCGGTGAGTACGACGCGCGCGAGGCCCTTGTCACCATCCGCGCCGAGGCCGGTGGCGTCGACGCCGCGGACTTCGCCGAGAAGCTCCAGCGCATGTACCTCCGCTGGGCTGAGCGGCACAACTACAAGACCGAGGTCTACGAGACCGCCTACGCCGAAGAGGCCGGCATCAAGTCGACCACCTTCGCGGTGGAGGTGCCGTACGCCTACGGCACGCTCTCCGTCGAGCAGGGCACCCACCGGCTCGTCCGGATCTCCCCGTTCGACAACCAGGGTCGCCGCCAGACGTCCTTCGCGGGTGTCGAGGTGCTGCCCGTGGTCGAGCAGACGGACCACGTCGAGATCGACGAGTCCGAGCTCCGCGTCGACGTGTACCGCTCGTCGGGCCCCGGCGGCCAGGGCGTCAACACCACGGACTCCGCGGTGCGCCTGACCCACCTGCCCACCGGCATCGTCGTCTCCTGCCAGAACGAGCGTTCGCAGATCCAGAACAAGGCGTCCGCCATGAACGTCCTCCAGGCGAAGCTCCTCGAGCGCCGCCGCCAGGAGGAGCAGGCGAAGATGAACGCGCTCAAGGGCGACGGCGGCAACTCCTGGGGCAACCAGATGCGTTCGTACGTCCTGCACCCGTACCAGATGGTCAAGGACCTGCGTACGGACTTCGAGATGGGCAACCCGGAAGCGGTGTTCAACGGCGAGATCGACGGCTTCGTCGAGGCCGGTATCCGCTGGCGCAAGCAGAGCGAGAAGTAGCCGTACCCGTACGGCGGTCGGGCCCGGAGCAGGGAAACCTGCTCCGGGCCCGTTCTCGTTCTCCCGTCGCGTGAAGGCGAGTTGAGGGGACCGTGTGGTGAATGCGTCACAGTCGTGGTCCCGAATAGCCGTCAAGAACCCCCATAGCGGCGCGTATGCCCCCGGAACGGCCTTGACGTAGTCCTTAACTCTGGACAGGCTGCTGGAGCAGCATGCGTATGTCTGGGACAGGTGTGATCGGGGGCGGGCGGGATGACCACGGTACGGCGTGGCCCTGCAGAGTGTGACCCCGCAGGGCCGTGGACCGCATATGGCTGCTCCATCGACAAGATCAGCTACTGGGGGTAGCAACAGATGACCAAGAAGACGCGACTCCGCGTCGCGCGGATAGCCGCCGGCGCGGTTATTGCCGCGGGAGCCTCGCTCACCGTTGCCGGTGCCGCGCAGGCTGTGGGCTACGGCAACGAGAACTCGAACACCGAGTACGCGACCCAGGACGAGCCCGAGCTCATCGGCGGCCTCCTCGGTGGAGTCGACGCGGGTGCTGACGGTGGCGCCGCCGACGGCGGTGCTGACGGCGGTGCCGCTGATGGTGGCGCCGACGGCGGTGCCGATGGTGGCGCTGCTGACGGTGGCGCCGACGGCGGAGCTGCTGACGGCGGTGCCGATGGTGGCGTCGACGGCGGTGCCGACGGTGGCGTGGACGGCGGTGCTGACGGCGGTGCCGATGGTGGCGTCGACGGCGGTGCTGACGGTGGCGTGGACGGCGGTGCTGACGGCGGTGCCGATGGTGGCGTCGACGGCGGTGCCGATGGTGGCGTGGACGGCGGTGCTGACGGCGGTGCCGATGGTGGCGTCGACGGCGGTGCCGATGGTGGCGTGGACGGCGGTGCCGATGGTGGCGTCGACGGCGGTGCCGATGGTGGCGTGGACGGCGGTGCCGATGGTGGCGCCGACGGCGGGAACACCGGTTCCGCGACCGGTGACACCGACGGCACCGGCACGGACACCGACAGTGTCGGCAACCAGCCGGTCGAGCAGGGCAAGGGCAAGGACGAGCTCGCCGAGACCGGTGCTGCCGAGACCACGTTCCTGCTGCTCGGTGCCGCGACGATGATCGCCGGTGGTATCGGCTTCCGCATCCTGCCGCGCCTGGTGAACGGCCGTACGGTCGCCTAGTAACCGCTAGCGGTACAGGTACGCACAGAGGGACCCGGTCCGCTTCCCGCGGGCCGGGTCCCTCTGTGCGTCAGAAGCCGCGATACGGGCTCTGGAGGCCTGCCGCGCTGCAATTGCGCCCGTGGGGCCCGGCGGGGTGTCTCCGGCTCCGTGGGCGCGACTGCGGAGCGTCAGGGGGCATCGTGCGCGACCGCCGGAGTGGCGGTCGGAGTGCGAGGGCGCAGCAGCCGGGCTCAGGGCCTGCGCGATTACACGGCCTGGTGCGCGAGCAGCGCCAGGGCGGCCACCAGGATCACCATCAGTGCGATCAGCATCGCCGGATTGAGCCCTGCGAACGGGCCCTCCTCCTGCATGCGCTCCCGGCTCGCCCGGCAGACGCGGCAGCGGCCCTCGCTGATGGGAGCCGCGCAGTTTGCGCACACCAGTCGGTCATAGGTCATGCGCTTTCCTCCTCCCGCGCGGCGGAGCCGCATACGCTTTCTCTCCGCACAACGCTCCGGGAAACGCAACCGTTCCCCCTACCACTGTGCCAGCTCGCGCCGGTTTCGGCGCGGCCCGCCGGACAAGGCCCGGCACGCCCCGATTCGTACTCGGTCGCGTTCCGTTACATATCGCCCATTGCTGGACGCCGACTGCACGCGTCAGCCCGCTTCGCGTATGGTCACGCACACCTACTCCCGGCCGACCGTGGTGCATCCGTGATCCGATTCGACAACGTCTCCAAGACCTACCCGAAGCAGAGCCGTCCAGCTCTCCGGGACGTCTCACTCGACATCGAGAAGGGTGAGTTCGTCTTCCTGGTGGGCTCCTCCGGCTCCGGCAAGTCCACCTTCATGAGGCTCATCCTCCGCGAGGAGCGCGCCAGCCAGGGCATGGTCCATGTGCTCGGCAAGGACCTCGCGCGGCTGTCCAACTGGAAGGTGCCGCAGATGCGCCGCCAGCTGGGCACGGTCTTCCAGGACTTCCGGCTCCTCCCCAACAAGACCGTCGCCGAGAACGTGGCCTTCGCGCAGGAGGTCATCGGCAAGCCGCGCGGCGAGATCCGCAAGGCCGTGCCGCAGGTTCTCGACCTCGTCGGTCTCGGGGGCAAGGAGGACCGGATGCCCGGTGAGCTCTCCGGTGGTGAGCAGCAACGCGTCGCGATCGCCCGGGCGTTCGTCAACCGCCCCATGCTGCTGATCGCGGACGAGCCGACCGGAAACCTCGACCCGCAGACCTCCGTGGGCATCATGAAGCTGCTGGACCGGATCAACCGGACCGGCACCACCGTGATCATGGCGACCCACGACCAGAACATCGTCGACCAGATGCGCAAGCGCGTCATCGAGCTCGAACAGGGCCGCCTCGTGCGTGACCAGGCGCGCGGCGTCTACGGCTACCAGCACTGAGCACCTGCACGAGCATCGAGTACTGAAAGGACGCCATGCGCGCCCAGTTCGTCCTGTCGGAGATCGGCGTCGGTCTTCGTCGCAACCTCACGATGACCTTCGCGGTCGTGGTCTCCGTCGCCCTCTCGCTCGCCCTGTTCGGCGGTGCGCTGTTGATGCGCGAGCAGGTCAGCTCGATGAAGACCTACTGGTACGACAAGGTCAACGTCTCGATCTTCCTCTGCAACAAGAGTGACGCCA includes these proteins:
- a CDS encoding serine/threonine-protein kinase, yielding MARNIGSRYTAHQILGRGSAGTVWLGEGPEGPVAIKLLREDLASDQELVGRFVQERTALLGLDHPHVVAVRDLVVDGNDLALVMDLVRGTDLRTRLDRERRLAPEAAAAIIADVADGLAAAHRAGVVHRDVKPENILLDMEGPLGPGGSHPALLTDFGVAKLIDTPRRTKATKIIGTPDYLAPEIVEGLPPRAAVDIYALATVLYELLAGFTPFGGGHPGAVLRRHVTETVVPLPGIPEELWQLLVQCLAKAPASRLRASELAVRLRELLPLLSGIPPLDVDEPDAEAEPQMYDEQQYTPAQEEPRRRGAVPLVPGSSPDSNRDTHTSMRVPAPDELAGGPLGTARAPRAPGRPRPGSARNKSAAVRKRRITLGAAVIALCVAIGVGGWLATSGDDAGATPRDTENSAPAAP
- a CDS encoding serine/threonine-protein kinase, coding for MRPVGSKYLLEEPLGRGATGTVWRARQRETAGAEAAVAGQPGETVAIKVLKEELANDADVVMRFLRERSVLLRLTHPNIVRTRDLVVEGDLLALVMDLIDGPDLHRYLRENGPLTPVAASLLTAQIADALAASHADGVVHRDLKPANVLLDERDGAMHPMLTDFGIARLADSPGLTRTHEFVGTPAYVAPESAEGRPQTSAVDIYGAGILLYELVTGRPPFAGGTALEVLHRHLSEEPRRPGNVPEPLWTVIERCLRKDPDQRPSAVSLARALRTVGAGVGVHANSAQIAAAEGVGALLAPDPAPAAVPETPGAADPTQVLPSNAGSYDPAAATSVMQQTPGGGGHADPTAVMPPVPPRPAGAPPADEPHPWQSQLRAARDRNEQTQVQYLDPSQDPLRRRPQRQQQQAPQHQQPQQRRQPPQDQRPQPQRQQQYPQQQPQRYQPQQQHQPQRQPQRQQYAPPQQPAPQQPTPRQPRQRSSNPMRIPGLGCLKGCLFTLVLLVVASWLIWELTPLQDWVAQGKGYWEAIGDGIDKVSGWFEELGGSSGDVPPSGQ
- the ftsE gene encoding cell division ATP-binding protein FtsE, which codes for MIRFDNVSKTYPKQSRPALRDVSLDIEKGEFVFLVGSSGSGKSTFMRLILREERASQGMVHVLGKDLARLSNWKVPQMRRQLGTVFQDFRLLPNKTVAENVAFAQEVIGKPRGEIRKAVPQVLDLVGLGGKEDRMPGELSGGEQQRVAIARAFVNRPMLLIADEPTGNLDPQTSVGIMKLLDRINRTGTTVIMATHDQNIVDQMRKRVIELEQGRLVRDQARGVYGYQH
- the prfB gene encoding peptide chain release factor 2 gives rise to the protein MAVVDISEELKSLSSTMGSIEAVLDLDALRADIAALEEQAAAPSLWDDPEAAQKITSKLSHLQAEVRKTEALRGRIDDLSILFELAEDEGDADALAEAESELESVRKALDEMEVRTLLSGEYDAREALVTIRAEAGGVDAADFAEKLQRMYLRWAERHNYKTEVYETAYAEEAGIKSTTFAVEVPYAYGTLSVEQGTHRLVRISPFDNQGRRQTSFAGVEVLPVVEQTDHVEIDESELRVDVYRSSGPGGQGVNTTDSAVRLTHLPTGIVVSCQNERSQIQNKASAMNVLQAKLLERRRQEEQAKMNALKGDGGNSWGNQMRSYVLHPYQMVKDLRTDFEMGNPEAVFNGEIDGFVEAGIRWRKQSEK